The following are encoded in a window of Impatiens glandulifera chromosome 5, dImpGla2.1, whole genome shotgun sequence genomic DNA:
- the LOC124938951 gene encoding F-box protein CPR1-like, with protein sequence MSILPDDIRYEILSRLPVKSLLRFRIISRFWLTLIDSPNFIKSHLKQSVKTKNNLNLILGCVSPSLFNFSRLCRLDLDSVEGDGILQPVEINDNPLRHHLYKNLIWGTCDGLLCLSNTKEAILLWNPSTRITVIHSNIHQNDRSICVIDNIDIVVLWNPSTKKSIELPFASIEIKDARRFDKYRTYGFGYDNTNDDYKVVRVVVVLDVVINYEVKVYSLRSNSWHTANKFPNQYPDLSGIGNSVAGGAMHWISIDADLNRSILAFDLGMETYRVIQQPEYRDCVFYSCLASFEGCLSLTCHSFSGNVDVWLLKQYGGENEYWSRLITLSSEQNISDTFSYFLRCIVYSKNGKKVLLEMGTFLVWYNLETRSLGDIRFHSEEDALEACLESLVSVGVAEAG encoded by the coding sequence ATGTCGATTTTGCCGGATGATATTCGATACGAAATTCTTTCTCGATTGCCTGTCAAAAGTCTGCTCCGTTTTAGGATTATATCTCGATTCTGGCTTACCCTAATCGATAGCCCCAATTTCATCAAATCGCATCTGAAACAATCAGTTAAAACCAAGAACAACCTTAATCTCATCCTGGGTTGCGTCAGTCCCAGTCTCTTTAATTTTTCCAGACTCTGTCGCTTGGATTTAGATTCGGTCGAGGGTGATGGCATTCTTCAACCGGTAGAGATCAATGACAATCCCTTGAGGCATCATCTTTATAAGAACCTTATTTGGGGAACCTGCGATGGATTGCTCTGTTTATCAAATACCAAGGAAGCTATCCTTTTATGGAACCCATCAACCAGGATAACTGTAATTCATTCTAACATTCACCAAAATGATAGATCGATCTGCGTTATAGATAATATAGACATTGTAGTTTTATGGAATCCTTCAACGAAAAAGTCTATAGAACTGCCTTTCGCATCGATAGAGATCAAAGATGCACGACGCTTTGACAAATATAGAACATATGGATTCGGTTACGATAACACCAACGACGACTACAAAGTGGTGAGAGTTGTGGTTGTTCTGGATGTTGTCATAAATTACGAGGTTAAGGTTTATAGTTTAAGATCAAATTCGTGGCATACCGCAAATAAATTTCCTAACCAATATCCGGATTTGAGTGGAATTGGAAATTCTGTAGCTGGTGGAGCGATGCACTGGATCTCAATAGACGCGGATTTGAACAGATCCATTCTTGCATTTGATCTCGGGATGGAGACCTATAGAGTAATTCAACAGCCTGAATACCGTGATTGTGTATTCTATTCGTGCTTGGCTAGTTTTGAAGGATGTTTATCGTTAACTTGTCACTCTTTTTCGGGGAATGTGGATGTATGGTTGCTGAAACAATACGGTGGGGAGAATGAATATTGGTCGAGATTGATTACGTTGTCCTCGGAGCAAAATATTTCGGATACATTTAGCTATTTTTTGAGATGTATTGTTTATTCGAAAAACGGTAAGAAAGTACTTTTGGAGATGGGTACCTTTCTTGTTTGGTATAACTTAGAAACGAGATCACTTGGAGATATTAGGTTTCATTCTGAGGAAGATGCACTTGAAGCTTGTTTGGAAAGTCTAGTATCTGTTGGTGTTGCAGAAGCTGGATAA